DNA from Nymphaea colorata isolate Beijing-Zhang1983 chromosome 4, ASM883128v2, whole genome shotgun sequence:
GAAGAACCTCCCAACATGAATTCTAGAATAGCTTTATGActgctttattatttttttctaatgcaTGTGCTTGGATggtagttttttctttcagacATTCCCATGTTGTCAAACGTGCAGAAGTCATTCCAGCTTATGATATTATTCGTTCATATATCTGTAGCAGTATTTTATGAATAGGGGACTTTTTCTGTCCCCCATCAGTAACGGGCGTTTGATTAACTCAGTCTTAAATTTGAAGGAGCCATTTGTTGTCAAATTCGAGATTCCAAACCATAGACGTAAAAGCCCCACATTTATTAATCTATAGTTAGAGAGAGAAGTGTTTGGCTTTGTATTCATCTTTGTATGGAAGAACATAATTGATGATCTTTCAGTCAAGGAAATCGCGGTCTCTCTCAGCCGAATCCTACTTTTTCTGCAGCAGAAGCCATCTTGAAGACACACGCAGGATCTGGATTTGTTGGAAGGTAGTTGATCGATCTCTTGAACAGCAAACTGGTTGGTTGATTCTTTTTCATTCTGACTCTCTACTATCTAATACACTGTAGGGGAGTGGCAATCTTCCCCCAAGCGACAACTGTGACCAGTAGTTGCAGTAGATTCTGCATCGTCGGGAGCCCTCCCCAATGAATTTTGTCATCTTCTTACTAAAGCCAACTTCAATCTGAATTCCAGCTTCGTGTGTACAAACTGCGTTCCGCAGTTCAGCGATGTGGTGAATTTTGGCATCTTCTTACGAAAGCCAACTTCAATCTGAATTCCAGCTTCGTGTGTGCAAACTGCGTTCGACATTTCAGCGATGTGGTGAGCTCCTCCTGTCACTAACTTCCTCCCTCATATATACCTGAACGATTGACGTGTAGTAGAGTAAGACAAGCATTTCTCTGCAAGTTCAGTAAAGACTCTATAATAATCATGCCAGCATATTAATAGACATTAATAGTCGCATAACCGTGCTTGTATCGCCATGTCAAAATGCGAAATGAAGTTCTCACAATTGATTAGAAGGAAATCTAATTTCCTTCACGTTACCATTTTGGGGAAACAAATTAGCAATGTTTTGTCACGGGGTATTGTATCGCGTATCTGTCGGACTGACCTATACACTATACCGCAACTGTTGGACTGACCACTATATCACAACGTATTGTAAATATATCGTAATGTAttgtaaaattgattttttaaattaaaaaacactgAAAAGGTAGGGAAAATAGGAAAATAGCTGAAAAATCAAGAGCAATGTATTtcgtgtaaaaaaaaaaatcatcacacATAAAGAACATTAATTCTTCATCATTCGTCCTTCCTCATTCATAAACCATAGGCATATATATTagcaaaaacatcaaaaatgaaaagtaagattaagagattcaaaataacatattgaAACATCCATGACCCATCACAAGTTTAGAGaccatatatcatatatgagtttagactttagactTTTGAGTGTTATAGAGTATTAGTAAACTACATCACAAGTTCATCAAATCGATGGTTTCTTCCTCAAATCAGCAATTTTTTGGAGAAACCagcaaaatctctctctctctcttactgtCTCACAGCCTTTAAAGAAGcttagagaaagagagggtcCTGTTTAAAAGAATGATGCAAAAAGGGGCCTTGgggcctttttttttcaaattttaacccTGTATCTTAggtgtattgtacgatacacctctctgtatcgtacaatacaccTGATGCAGGCATGACACATGGGCATATCGTGTATCATCGAGCTCATATCGAGTCTTATCATACAATACAGATAACACTGCAATCGTATTCAAATGGGGAAATCAGAAATGGATGGAAAAGCTGAAGTGGGCAGAATTTCACTGAATAATCAATCAGCCAACCTTGCCAGGGAAAAATTTAGAGGCTTTCCTTCCCACATTCAAGTGAccccttcttctcttctcaccAGGCCAAGTACTTCTTGCTCCTTGTTTCACACGTCACACCAAGCAAAATGAAATTATAtctaaagaaaagtcatatcgaTGCTTATGATGGATTTACTGCTTTGTGTGCACTACTTCTCTATCTGTTCTTCCTCCGAATGCTTCCCTTACATATTCACAAACTTGTAGAACGTCAGTAATTCAGTACCCGAAGTGCCCTCTATTGACATAAACTGCTGAGATTCTGCCCAAATCCATCTTGCATAAtaactgaaaacaaaataaggATCCAAGAAACAATGGACCCATCATATGGATTCGGTGTCCTTGATGTCTTTGCACTTCACATAAAAAGTGGATTGTTGATTGGTGATTCGAAGCACTGATCTTCACAAAATAGACGATGTATGATCACTGAAGATCAAGTCACCTTGTGCTTATGTTTAAGGAGCGACAAGAAGTCCATCAATTTATTCGCTGGTCTCCCATCATCAATGCACGCagaaaagaacaagatcaaCTGTATGGTCCATGTTGCCATAAGCGTGAAACAGGGAGTTCCTTGGTCCCAAATAATGTAGGTTTCATCTCAAGGTGTCCAATTTAAACGAGATAACATATCCCAGTGAAACTGATGGTCAAGATGGTTTACAGAATTATCATACGCTTGTATACAACTGTTGAACTGTTTGGCAACCTCTCTGCTATTCAAACACACCCTTATGTTGGCCAACCTTTTGGAACTAACCATTGAAGTTCAGAACTGGTTGCCTGTAGGTTACTTTCGATGCATACCGCCCAATTAACAACCGAGGAAATCTCAAACTTGTcccagaaagaaaaaaacagggAACGTCATCCCATGGTTTCATTGCAACTTTGTGGACATCTCTGATATTTATTTCTGTGAGGACCAAGAGACAGGGTGTGACAGCAACTGATGGACCAAGAGCTGTTTATACTCTGACCCAAGTCCATTTCCTGAGCCCACTTGCTCAGCCCAGACAAAACCTCTTGAATTTGCTGGTCCACTCACTATCTCATTCATTTGAGTCACCATGTGGCTTAGTTTTCATGTCCCTGTTACAGTTATTAGAGTTTGTTACCCAGCTAGACGACTTTTGCCGAAGCAGACGAACCCAGTTCGCATTAATGAATCTAGTCCGAGGCCGACTTGGACAGGGCTGGAGCCTGCTTATCCTAAAGCTGATTTCTGGTGGCCTGCACTGCTTGGAGGGAAGCTTGTGGCAGTTGTTTGAAGGCAAATGACAAGGGAAGGACAGCACACAACTCCATCCTGAGTGGTAAAATGGTGCATGTCAACTTGCTTCAGTGCTTTCCATCTCATCTAAATGGCCCTGTGCATGCAGTTGAGTAAAGTGGTCCTTCTTACCTTTCTCCATCAACCCTTAGATTGGGGGAACTACCAACATCATGTTCCTACATGCTTCAATCCAATAGATCCCCCAACTGCTCTTTCTTTGCTAATAACTATATCACATTAACCTGCTCTTTGATCTGCACTAACCATAACTGTTACCGACCAAAAGACCTTGTCCAATCCTTTATAGTCCAATAAATATCAGCAGAGAAGTGACCTAAGGCTTCTGGCTTCTATCTTGTCTCCATTTTGTGAGCAGTTAATGTCAAAAGGATATGGGTATCTTGCATTTAGGGACGAGGCGCTAAGGGTGTGATTCCTGTCTCAAGGACCAGTCCTGccataaaaagaaagagtgaCAGCATCTGGAACAAACCAGAACTCCTGTGTAAGGAGAATCATGGCAGAGCGCCCTTTTCTTGTGATGACATGACTAAAGAAACACAAAGGTGAATCAAGATCGTCCTTTCAATGGTCTCGTCTTTTATCTTTCATAAAATTATAGAAAGCCACTCATTCGGTACATCTAACTGCCTTGGTTGTCACTtggtatcatttttttttctccatgtaGAACCCATTTTAACTGCTGTTACATTTTTGAACGGTTTGAAGACAATCAAATATTACAGAACAGGGTAAAAAGGTTGTCTTGTGGATAAAAGCAGATAATAACTTCAGTCCTCTAACGGGTATTACTAAGATCGAGATGAAACATGAAGTTGAATGTAACAGAAAATGAGGCAGATTCTCTGCATTTGAGCGTGGTACTTCAATTTGTGAATTAAATAAAGTTGGTGGTGAACGCCAATGTGAAAATTATTGCCCGATTCTTTGCACTGACTGCGTCCGGCCGCTGCAGTAGCCGGTAGGTAACCAACAGGGGAACAATTGGTTCGGGAAATCAGTAAAAAGACTCCCCGGTTTTCCATGGCTTGAAGCAACAACCATGACATTGTTCGGCGGGTAAAACAGtaacaggaaaaagaaattacagGAGAGAGAGCCTAGCAATTGCTCTATTTCCAAAGGCGGGTATATGTTCGGTGCTGCCATTTCCGGAACATCTGGGAACTCTTGGTTTCTtcttaaaatccaaaatttctGCCTGTCATATTCAGAGCCTTGAGCTCTGCGTTTCCCGGCATCACCTTGCACGAAGCATTAGGCCAAACTTGCACTTCCTGCCACCGTAAGAACCAAGAACGAAGGGACCAacgaaaaatatttgaaaatttaaactATAGTAGGACATTGGATGGCTTGTTGTGCCGGTCGTAGGACAAAATGAATAGATTTTTGTGCACTCCACGACTCTTCCATCTCATTTGAAGCCTAAATAGAGCGCTTAAGACATCAaatctttgtcattttttatgtgCACGGCATCAACTAGCTCATCAGACCAAAGATTGGTGAGCCCCATCTGGTACCAAAACTGTGCCATTTACTGGGGAAACCAGATTTAATCATCCCCATCACCTGTCCTGTCTTCATTCCCCTTCTCAGATATCATGATTGCAGGCAGTTTTAGCCAAAATGGAGCGTATGAGTGGACTCCACAGGTTCCATTATTCTTGGAAGATTGCGTTCAAATGGAATTGCTGCAATTCCAGTTCCGCAGAATGCGTGGTTTTTCTATCAAAGGCAACACATAAACAGATTAATGTCGTTTTCCAAAGAATAAAAACATGTAACTTTTATTGGGAAAATATGGCAGGAAAACAGGTTCACAAGCAACCATGATTTTTGGAAGGATGCAGAGAGATAATTAAGACAAATATGATTGAGTATGACAGGAGTTGGCTTTATTACTGAGCATGCCTGGAAAGAAAACCCGTTAACAGCTTCACATTCTTACTCTTGTTTTGGAAGATGCACGTAATACCGATTCCATTTGGAATCGAGGTTCCGTGTGCATTTTCTATTCGATTCAAAATTGAACCTGAATGAAATCCTGCATTCGACAGTAATCTGTTAAAGTTGCCACCCATTACGTATAAATGTCCAAACTTACTCCGATTCAAAATTTGGCTGTATAGGAACAGAATCCAAGTCCAAACAAAAGCCTACTTGCAAAGGGTCAGATGAAATTGCATTCATCAAAAAATTGGACAAATTGAGTTGAGTAAAAAATGGATCTGGCCTGAAATTCAAACCAGTTCAAATCTCTACTCTGTTTGCACATGGGTCCGCGACGCGTCTGCCGTCTGCCATTACGAGCCAATACGCCTTAATATTAACAACCAACTCATACATTCGGTCCACATGCATGTTGGTTTAAAGTACACGTGTGTTAGTATGAATGGGACCCCAGATCCGAGTGTTGAAGTAgttctgataccactgtaacaaacAGACCCACTCTTAGGCTCGAGCCTCTGGTTTGACGAATCTCATCCCGCTTCTTAACAATTTCAGCTCCAACTCCAAAAAAGTTAGGAACAAAGACAACTTAACCCCCTTTACAAGCTATTGAATCTcccacaatcttcaatatgagaaTAAATTTTTAAGGTGTTACATCCAtagtttgattttgatttttcgTGAGTGTTATCTTTTGAACTGTAAAAGGTGTCATTGCGTGACAGTCAAGTAACAGTGATAATGAGTGACACTTCCACCCAGGTCCCAAAACAACCCTAAATCTTAAAAGTAAGGAGCCATGGCTTTGAGTCTCGGTACCACCACGATATGCTCATATATGGAAAAGAAGCAGTCCGTCCAGCcgttcagatttttttttttttcatgcagttcttttgaataattttaatgAGTCAACCGGATTTCGAATGTTAAAAATCTACATAAACAAACCAAATAAATCATGAAAACTTGAAAGTTCTGTCAAATTTGATAAGCTCAAGAAGGTTAATAATTAGGACAGTTAATTAGAAGCTGTGAGACGAGGGGGTCCACAAAAATGGAGGCAGAAACAAGCTGTGGGACGCCAAAACCATTATTCGGCCATGAAACTGGTCCCGTTTGCCAAGGAATGGATACGGAAACGGTGATGGTGAATTCCTGCAACTCCTCCACTTGACGCTGATACAGACAGCGACATTTTACAGCTTTCCTGGACTTGGGCCCCGGGATTTCTCTCGGCTTACGACGCAATTCCCCAGACGTCTCTATGTGCGCAGCAGTTTGTTTAGAAAATTATTCTTGAGAGGCATCGAACGTGAGAGAACGCAGGAATAATATTGCCATCAAAAACCTGCATGGAAACCTTTCATGCAGGACAACATTTCCCAAACCAATCTATATGTGTCTGATACATGTAGCGCAATAAAAATCTGCCCAGATGACAGATATTGTCAGACGGTTTAAAATGTccaaaataatgtaaaaaatgtttATATCTGCAACCGTTTATACAACCACAGTTTATCGTGATTTTAATAAgctttatacacacacacacactacatATATATACCATGTTACAGCAGCATTAGCCATGATTTATGTATAGCCACAGCTTATGATGTTTTAGTGATGGTTTATGGTGCTTTCTAAGCAGAGGatttatatgattcaaaacTGCTAGATGTCGGATGttatcatatagttaaaaatttattactGAAACTATCATAAACCATCACTATAAATCATTGTGGTACAATAAAACTCTTGTTGATACTCTTATATTAACTATTTCTTAGTAAAaagccttttattttttaaccatCTAACAACATTTCGCATCCACGAACTCTTTATGTCTAGACTATATGATATAAAACTTGATGAATCTTGTTTCTTGTAACGCTGATTGGACCAAAAATTAGCAATTGAACTGGGAATTTGAATAAAGAGAGAAGGATGAGTAACATTATGTGAAGCCACGAACCAGAACAGTAAAAAGTGTAGAAGGAGCAGTGCATGATTGCAATGGCCCCCACGACTGCTACTATTCCTTCTCCATAATTGAGCTTCTGCTTCCTCCCCATCCTCTTCTGGATCACATCGAAAGGCAGAGCCACATACAGGCCACAGCAGGCACGTGCCCGCTCcccataaaaattaaaagaaaatctaaagaaGGTTTCTTTCGAGGGTCGACAGTATGTCCAACCCTATACTTGCTTGGGGTTTCCTCCCTTCTCTCATGAACATACGTTGGAGACTTGCAGTTGGTAATTCAAGTGAGTTCAAACCAGCTACATGATCTGTTCTACGTACCTTGCTTTAGAAGTGGCTGATCATAGGTTCCTTTCATGCTTCGGGTAGGGTGGGGTTGGGATTTTGTTCAGGTCAGGCCAAACGGTCGTTCGATCGAGTTAAACTGTCCAATGAATTTATTCGGGTAAGGTTAAACTAAATCAGAATACACGAGCCAactaaagtttttcaaattttataatgtaattttttttttagttagctAAGGTGGGGCTAATAAGAAAGTGATTCCTTGTTGAGCTTCTGATGCcaaatgctatatatatatatatatacatatatggaTGCACGTCAAATGTCTTTCATTTGGAGTTTTATAATGAACCtttaaaagattgaaaagaaCTAGGCCTAAGCCTAAGGCATGGTGAACAACGGAACACGAACTCGCCATTGACTCAACCATGACTCATCTTGACTCACCCCAATCGATGAGTCAACTCGCTGATCCAGTAACCCGGTCATCTAACGATCCGAGTCATGGGATTGCCGACATTTAGCTGTTTGCGCACATGGCATTCCATTGACACTCAAACAAACATAGTCATGTAACCCGGACAAAGGCTAATCACTCATAGTTTGCAAATGGCTAGACCTCCATTTTAGGTATATAAGGTGTACTACTGTTTCATACGAACCATATAATCTATGGTTAGTTTTTCGGAATAAAAGGATGAGACTTAAGCTCAAGAGTGTACTATAGTCTACCCAGATTCTAAAGCAACCCTAGAACCAAAGAGTAGGAGGAAAGGGATGAGGACTTACACGCTTCTTTTGGTGGCATCCGGGAAAAGGGTTTTCAGGTTAAAGTAATAACTagttagatttggattttgtcCGTATATATCCAAAATGTTGACATCCCAAATCAATATCCACTTTCGACCTGCAAGTTTGTTTCCTCTAAACACGTTGAAGGAGGGCCCGCATGACTCTCCACTTAAGCTTTAACGAGAGGTAAATAAGGTTATATACAGGATTTGTATTAgtggaaaataaattttatttattggtCCATACAAGGGTCCCATGTCTCATACACTttatcttttaatattttttaaactaaGCTTAAATCTTTTACTTTTAGTTAATTTATATGTAACTATTTGTTTATAAACGAATATATTTGTATAGATATggcaatatttgatgatgattaATAACCACTCAATTGAATCACTGACTTGACCGATTTAATGCGTTTGTAATTTGATGGATTCAATCGAATTTCTGATTATTCCAACACTAATGTTTCTTGGTAGTTCGAACTAATGTGGGATCACCCTAATTATTAGGGTCAAGGGTTGGTTGGTTCGAATGGCTCATCTAGGGTTTGGTTCAATGGTTTCGGTTGGCCAAATCTGTTGGGCCCCTGACCGAGTTGGCATGACCAAGTCAAGATTTGCCAAGTTCAAACAAACCAAATTCGTTCCTGCCCAGACTTGAACTAAGTCCTGATAATAAAATTTGTATTTCAATGGTAGTTTACctttaggttgcatttgatggTCTCGGATTTGTATTAAAAGATTTGTTATTCAAGATCATCGATTTAAGATTCacattacatgttaaaaaccatggatttaagatcgatGAGACGTCATGTTCATAGTGAAACAAATGCACcttaaataaaagagaaaaagaaatgaaagccaCATATATGTCTTCATTCTTTTTAGTTCTTTCAAGTTGCAAAAATCTGATCTCcttggtgagagagagagagagagagagaaagggatgtGAGGCATTGTTCTCTTCACCCACAGCCTTAGGCTGCCCActagtttattttcatttctttctttctctctctctctctctctctctctccatatttATTAGGAGGGCAGTGAGAAAGTTTTAGGCATCAAATTCCACAGCTTTTCTTGACAGAGGAACCAATGGGCAAGCCCAAGCTGATGGCCTCCATTAGAGCCCTCCAGCAGACGCTCTGCAACTTCAAGCCCACCTCTTCCCGCTCCTCCTCCTGCCTCTGCGTCCAGCAGTCGCAGACCCACTCCTTCCGCTTCGCCGCCGACGACATCTACAAGAGCTTCAACTCCATCTACCTCGACCCCCGCAGTGCcgccaaagaaaaagaagaagcggGTGCGGGAAACGGGGAAGAAGAGCGGGAAAGcctcctccttctccctctccgaGCTAGAGACTCCTCCTCCTTCGACTCCTCCGCCAACCCATGTTCCTCCTCCGCCGATTCTTCCTCCGACTCCGTCCTCGACCTCCTGCTCAGCGGCCTGAGCTCCAAgcgcttcttcttctccccctGCACCACAAAGTCCATCCTTGAAGAAGCTAAGAAGGTCCACAACGATGGCTGCGGCGGCGATGGTGGTGGTGTTGGTGGGGTTCTGGAACCTAACAACGGAGAAGAAGAGTTGGCGTTCTGCAACGACAGCATTACGATGTCCATGAATTCGGACGACCCATATTGGGATTTCAGGGCGTCCATGGAGGAGATGGTGGAAGCTCATGGGCTGAGGGATTGGCCGTGTCTCCAGGCGCTGCTGCAGTGCTACCTCAAGCTCAATGACAAGAAGACGCACCGGATCATCGTCTGCGCTTTCATCGATCTCATCATAAACATCCTTGACGACGCCGGAGGAGTAAGACCCCAccagtcttcttcttcttcttcttcttcttccctgatTATCTGAACTAATTAATGGTAGGAATTTTTACTGTACAGCTTCAGGCATTAAGAGCCTACccgtcttccttttcttcactAATTATCTAAACCAATTGATGTAGGAATGTTAATGTGATAATTTTGTTGTACAGTTCCAAAAGACCTCCTTGCTCTGTTACAGGGGAAAAACAATTGGAGGGAGGGGATGGAAGTGTAATTAAAATATATTCTGGTGGTTTTCGCCTTTTTCCTTGCTGATATCGCCTTCTGTCAGGACCCTTTCGTTGCATATAAAAATTTCGTTTCTTTCACTCCGATAAAGGTACAATCAGCTAATCGGCTTCTCGATTAGTTTCTTTCCTTCGATTAAAAAAATACACATTGCACggaatttacttttttttttttgtatccatCGCTTTTGTGGCAGTAGCATCTGCTGAGCAAATCCAGACATTGAAATTTGAGAATCTTGATACCAATTCGATCCAATTATAAGTGTGACCATCTTGGTCGCTGGggaaggaaaaatgaaatgaataaacaTGTTATTCATTCATTTCACCATAAATATTAATTTGGTAACTCGCTGTGATGAGCAACTCGAGGTATTAAATTTTGAGAATCAGAATCATTAAGGCCATCAGTATTCTCACTGCCCAAGATGGGGCTAGCCCTCGACCTTAGATTCTATCTATCTATGATGGTTGCCTATCGATGTAGATTCGAACAAGAAGCTCATCAAGCGAGGCGAGGAACTTAAAGAGGTTTTCCTGCAACTTGACTCTGTGCTGCAGTCAGGCATGGCGGTTCTATGCCGTTGTCGACGCCCCTTGGCCTTGCACGTAATGCCAAACAGGACAAGCCGGGAACGGAGCCCGCCCCCGATCGAGCTCTTCTCCTATGATAGCGTACAGCCTTCTGCCTTCTGATGATGGCATTGTGACAGTTTCCTCTCAGACATGGCGTTATTTCTAATCTCTCTCATGAGAAACTACATTGTAAGATCGGCAGTCTGATTATTCTAACTCTTGTGCctatattttatctttttatatataaacttcAGCCTCTCCCACTTatttatagatatatatatatatatatatatatatatattacatattgtACGTCTGTCAAGGGTCCATTGAGTAAATGGTCTTTCTTGGGAGGGGCCCATGTCTTCTCTTAATGCGGGTGAAGGTAAGTAGTACCATTCATGTGCATGTGTTCGTGCATgccacacacacatgtatatatatatatatatatatatatagtaccaTTCAATCATGGTAGATGTTGTCAAtggtcaaaatttaaaattttctcacTAAATAGTCACTGGGGTTGGTGTGGTGATGGTTTACAGTTGTTTTAGCAAAGAATTTTGGCATCCgacagctatatatatatattggacacatttattttaaaactttaaacacaACATAGAAAAGTTGTgaatttttggtctttttgtgGCTTTTCAATTCATAAATCGCATTTGTGGCGTTATTTCTCTAAAAATAATAAAGCAgcaggattaaaaaaaaaaggctgataAAAGCaaggaaaacgaaaagaaagaataagcaAAATCATGTTTGAATGTCGAACTAAAAGTTGAAAACATgattacatttttttctaatgCTTGTatggaaaatgaaggaaagCAAGCaagagaaatgaaaggaaaaagattggTTATCTCCAATCACTCCTAAAATGGGAAGATTGGGAGAAGAAGATTGTGTGACAATTTCTCCTTCATTCTTGTCtccctcttcttttcctttcatttcattttctttccacaccattttttctcttgtttctcttcCATCCTTTAGCATCATCCAAACATAATGTAAGTCCGTGTTTGATAGCATGAATAAAATTGACCAAGGTGTTGTCCAAGTGAGccatgaaaagaaggaaaatctCCGGTGAAGAAAGTCCGTCCTCAAGATCAAACAATAAAGCAAAACTTCCGGATATCTGTTTTGGAGtaatcaaacaagaaaagaaatggattgTTTTCTCTAAGAAACCCAAAAACATTGATCTGAATAAAAGCAAAGCTCTCTGAACAGCTCAAATTTTCACG
Protein-coding regions in this window:
- the LOC116252321 gene encoding transcription repressor OFP13-like isoform X2, which gives rise to MGKPKLMASIRALQQTLCNFKPTSSRSSSCLCVQQSQTHSFRFAADDIYKSFNSIYLDPRSAAKEKEEAGAGNGEEERESLLLLPLRARDSSSFDSSANPCSSSADSSSDSVLDLLLSGLSSKRFFFSPCTTKSILEEAKKVHNDGCGGDGGGVGGVLEPNNGEEELAFCNDSITMSMNSDDPYWDFRASMEEMVEAHGLRDWPCLQALLQCYLKLNDKKTHRIIVCAFIDLIINILDDAGGFQKTSLLCYRGKTIGGRGWKCN
- the LOC116252321 gene encoding transcription repressor OFP13-like isoform X1; translated protein: MGKPKLMASIRALQQTLCNFKPTSSRSSSCLCVQQSQTHSFRFAADDIYKSFNSIYLDPRSAAKEKEEAGAGNGEEERESLLLLPLRARDSSSFDSSANPCSSSADSSSDSVLDLLLSGLSSKRFFFSPCTTKSILEEAKKVHNDGCGGDGGGVGGVLEPNNGEEELAFCNDSITMSMNSDDPYWDFRASMEEMVEAHGLRDWPCLQALLQCYLKLNDKKTHRIIVCAFIDLIINILDDAGGIRTRSSSSEARNLKRFSCNLTLCCSQAWRFYAVVDAPWPCT
- the LOC116252321 gene encoding transcription repressor OFP13-like isoform X3 → MGKPKLMASIRALQQTLCNFKPTSSRSSSCLCVQQSQTHSFRFAADDIYKSFNSIYLDPRSAAKEKEEAGAGNGEEERESLLLLPLRARDSSSFDSSANPCSSSADSSSDSVLDLLLSGLSSKRFFFSPCTTKSILEEAKKVHNDGCGGDGGGVGGVLEPNNGEEELAFCNDSITMSMNSDDPYWDFRASMEEMVEAHGLRDWPCLQALLQCYLKLNDKKTHRIIVCAFIDLIINILDDAGGGKNNWREGMEV